The sequence TACCGTTTTAGCTGAAGTTTCCTTAAGTTATAAGTTTCTTTTATTGtaaactctgtttcttctttcgCAAAACTGTTGTTTGTCTGTCATTCAGCTGATTAATAGTTACTAAAGTGGTCACTGGATTGTGTCGTACGTTGGAGTTTCATACTCTTGTTTGTTTCAATGTGTGTGTGTTTCGTTATCTATtacttcatatttttaatttcaggCAATTGCGTAATTTGGAAAAGGCCTTTGGTGGGGATGTTCGAGTTTGTGACCGCACCGCCCTTATCTTGGATATTTTCAACCAAAGGGCCGCTACTCATGAAGCAGCCTTGCAGGTAAGATAAAGCTTGTCAATAGAGTGACCGTTGTGAAGACTTTTAGTTATGCTTTTTCTGGAACCGTGTGCTCAGTATGGAATGGTTTACAGGTTGCTCTAGCACAGATGGAGTACCAATTACCACGATTAACTAGAATGTGGACTCATCTTGAGCGTCAATCAGGTGGTCAAGTTAAGGGTATGGGAGAAAAACAAATTGAAGTTGATAAGCGTATCTTGCGTACTCAAGTAAgtaaaatgtgtatatatttcTGCAGTTTTTAGCCTCTTTTGCTTCTGCTTGATTTTCAAGGGATGGTGTATGACACCGTTTGTTATTATATTTGTGATGAGCAGTTTCTTAGGCTCTGTgtctttgtttatgttttactgTATAGGTTCATTAAGATGGAATTATATTGTAAATGTTTTGATTCTAGATTGGAGTTCTCAAAAAAGAGTTGGAATCTGTTAGAAAGCATCGGAAGCAGTATAGAAGCAGGCGTGTTGCTATACCTGTTCCTGTTGTATCTTTGGTAAGTTCAGGACAGTATTTTTAAACTCGTAGGAATTGATCAACATTTCATTTCATATGTGAATGTTTTATACCGATTGTGTTTTAGGTTGGTTACACAAACGCTGGAAAGAGTACACTTTTGAACCAATTGACTGGTGCTAATGTACTCGCTGAAAATCGTTTGTTTGCGACCCTTGATCCAACTACCAGAAGGGTTCAGGTCAGTGAATTTTGTTAGAGGAGCAGATCCGATCTGCAGTCCCTTCTTTAGTAAACAACTGTTTCTCTTATTTATGCTACTACATAATTCATATGTTCCAAATAGTCAAATTCTATAGCAGATGATGGTTATTCCCTAACGTGTTTAATGTAAATATACTGCACAATCTGCACTGCCCAATGCTTATCTTGACTTTTCTTTCAACTAATTTTTATGTCCATAAAGTTGTTGACTTGCGATAGCATGAGAACTGGCACTTAATGTGGCATTGAGTTTTGACTTGAGATTTCTTTTTTGTGTCCTTGTTCGTCAGATGCACAACGGGAAGGAGTTTCTTCTCACAGATACTGTTGGTTTTATTCAAAAGTTACCAACCACCTTGGTAAGGTCCTAATGGCTATTATTCAACTAGCTCGTACCTGGATATCTCAGCATGTTCTTGCATCTATTTGTTTCTGTTAACATTCCCATAAGTGTCTCTTAGAATTAAattgaaaaagtttttttttgggtctgcTACGTTGTATCAATGGGTGTGTAACTCAGCTGGAAAGTGTTTCTTGTAGGTTGCTGCTTTCAGAGCAACACTCGAAGAGATATCAGAGTCGTCCCTTTTGGTTCATGTTGTTGACATCAGGTTTGGTATCTTCATATCCTGGTTTATATTGGGCCAATCATTCACAAGACAACTTATTTTCCCCTCCTAATGATAATATGCTTGTTAAATGTTTAGCCACCCACTGGCAAATCAACAAATAGAAGCTGTAGAAAAGGTCATGTCTGAACTCGATGTTTCATCAATCCCAAAATTGGTTGTGTGGAATAAGGTAATGTAAGACAAATATGATTGTATTTTTTAGTCTCTTGCTTGATGTGCAAAATAACGTTGTAACAACTATAATTCTCTTTTCGCCTTGGTTAGGTTGATAGAGTGGATGATCCTCACAAGATTAGGCTGGAAGCAGAGGAACATGGGGATGTAATTTGTATATCTGCTCTGACTGGAGAAGGACTAGACAAATTCTGCAATGCTGTTCATGAGAAGCTTAAGGTTTGTGTGGTTTGTGTTTCATCAAAATGTTTTGAACTCTGGTTTTATGATTGTGCCACATTGGAAATTTAGTTCTTGAAAAAATATGTTACAGGATTCAATGGTTTGGGTTGAAGCCCTTTTGCCATTTGATAAAGGGGACCTTCTAAGCACCATACACAAGGTTGGAATGGTGAAAGAAACTGTGAGTAGATGACCGACCATCTTGCttagtttctttatttattgATATAGATAACTCAGAATGATTCTCATGTCTTGTGTTTGTTGCATATATAGGAGTACACAGAGAACGGCACGCTTGTTAGGGCACACGTTCCGCTTCGGTTTGCACAGCTGCTTAAACCTATGAGACACTTGGTCAAAGAAGCGTCTTATGCAAAGAAGGGTGAAATAGAATCATAGAAACAACCTGAAGGCCTGTCTTTTCCTCGGAATTGTTAGACCACATGTGGTTGGCGAGAAGCACCCAAAAGGACAAGAAGTTCTAACAACATCGTGAACATAAACCAGAATGAATGACTGTAAGGAATATTCGTCAATCAAAAAAATGTGGATATACACAAGAAATATAAGCTTGAAACCCTCCCTATTTGACATTGTGTACTGGCAACACCCTTTTTGTACAGAGTAGAGCATCCTGTTGGAACATTGGGTGTcatataataactatttcagTTAACCAAAATGGGCAGCTTGCTCGATACATGATTTACTTATTATAGTACCAAAGCTAACATATCAATACTTCCATTGACTGGAAAAAATATGATCTCAATGGTTAAGAATTTGTTATGTTCAGTGATATAATCGAAGTAAGATTTTTAGCCTCTCCTTTTATTCCATCCAATGGCTATGCTGCCAGCTTGGTTTCTAGCTACATTTCCCACAAGAATACATTTTACAGAACAGCACAAAGCAGCTGTTAAGCCATGCAGTATTTGTAATGAGCACACTTCTACCTATAATTATAAACAAGCAGGTCTACAAGCTGCTCAATCAATCAGCATCTTCCGCAGTGAAATCAGGCTCAGGAGGCTTCTGCAGCTTTACCAACTCCCTAATCCTTGTGTTCCGGTTCCTGTGTATGGTGCGCAGCGCACTAGCCGCAAACTTCGTGACAAGAAACGCAGCCCCCATGGAGGATGAACTTCCAGTGGTTGACATGGGCACGGCCTCGGCCTCAGCCTcttccatcttcttcctcttgcaGTATCTCCGCCACGCAGCTTGGATAAAGCAAGCAGCCCAAGTCCTCCACTGGTGAGAGTAAAACCTGAACGTGTGCTGCACTTGCCTGCTATGTAAACGCCTGAACTGGCTCGCTACAAACTTCAGCTCCTCTGAGGCCAGCGCAAAGGCCTCTACCTCTGTCAGAGCCTTCACGGTTCTGGTGGAAGACGGGAGGTTCACACCTGATTTTGGATCCAGTGCCCATGTCAGAAGCTCCTCACCGCAGAACTCTCCTTCTTTGAGGAGACTGTAGTTGAAGAAACCGCTCCTGCCTCCATCAGTGGTCACACTCTCGAGGCGGCCACGTATGATGAATAGCATCTCGTCTACAGGGTCTCCTTCTCGGACTAAGTAGGTGCTCTCTGTGAACAAGCATGGTTTTAGCCGCATGCAGATCGCATCAAGAAGCTTATCATCCATGCTCTCAAACAATGGAACCTTATATTATGATGAAAATGCCATTAATAAATTGTTAGCAGGTTCAGTACCAACAGTATCATGAACCTAGTTAAGTGTTTTAGTGTGCCTTACCCTGCGCACTAAAGCCAGACAAAGGTGGCGCTTGATGTCTCTCCTGAGATCCTTGGGGAGATTCTGAACGAGATACTCTTCATCTACGCCACGTGTCTCCAGCCATTTGTACTGGTCATAGCGTCTCACACGCTGCCTAAGATCTTGCGGTAACATCCGATGATGCATCCATTGCTCTGAATCACGCCTCTTCACTCTCATTTCTTCCAGCCGGATGGTAAGAGATTGGAGATATGTCTGTCACAAAAATTTCATATGTTGTTAGACGGTCTTTAAATTCGCAGGAACAAAAACTCGGATCATGATGGGTAGCTAAAGTCACCTGCATGTTTCCGATGAGGAGAGCAAAGAGAATCAACCCGGAGATGGCCAGAGAGATGGAGAACATAATCTCCAATGGGTATGTACTCGTCTCAAGCCCTTGTCCAAGTGTACTGTGTGTGCAACCaatgaaagaaaataaagaatgtattatgaaaatatatatagaaactcAAAGATCTGTTATAGGAGTTAACAAAAGTTTACCTCAAGTTCTGAAGGCCCCACCACAAACAATAACAATACTTTGTGATGAACTTCTGAGATGAGACAATGCCAGATGATAAAGCCTGTGTATAAATCCCAAAGTCAAACGGAGGATTAGGATCGTCGAGGTCAGCGCGGCACTTGGACTGAAGAACAGATTCTTTGGTCTTGTTCCAAACGTCATAGCCGTCCATGTTTTGATTCCCACAGTACAAGAAACCTGTTGTGCAAATTTTCTTCCCTGCGTCATTACAGGCCTCCTGCCAACATGCGTCGTTGCGTTCTAACGCTAAAAGGTACCAAAACGCTCCAACTATCTGCAACAAAAGCAACAATGGTTGAATCAATATATAATTCAAACAAATGTAATttgtaaagagaaaaaaaaaggtaggCACTTACATGACTTGCAAGCATATATAACATCAGATAATAAGCAGCACCAGCCCAAGCAGTCTCTGCAAAGACACCTGCTGTTCTTTTCAGTTCTGATGTCAAGGGTAAGACACGAAGAAACCGCGGTATATACTGAACCAAAACAATGAAAAGCAAGGCCTGCTTTGTAGCCAATACATCTGATCCCCTTGAGCTTTGCAAGAACCTCCACACTACAAtctgcacacacacacacacgcacacacacacacacagtgAATAAAGTAAATCTCAAAACCAACTACTTAAAGGATCTAAAGTTGTGTAACCAACCTGAGGGACAGGAAGTACAGAGAGGAAATCAATGATAAACCACCGCTGCAAATATCTCTTTGCTATCTGCGCAGGATCTATCACAAGCTCACCACGCCCAAAGACCCTGGAGGATGGTGCAATATAAGCAGTCCTAAGCTGGAGAGCCATGTGAGCGAGATAAAACACATCGATGAAAGTCCTAAACGTAGTCGCCGTGATAGCAAGCTTCCGGTCAATACCGAGGCACTTGGACTCACCATCGATCACAGGAAGGTAGAAGAAGAAAGGGTCCACGAACACCGAGAGAATACACGAGATAACAAACAGCTTATTGCAGAACAAGAGAGTTTTGTCCTGAGGatcaaatatcttcttctcagATACTTTGAGGTCTTCAGGGAAGACAGCTCTATAAACACCGAAACCAAGCGAACGGCCTATGGATTTAAGTCCTTTGGAACCTTTTTGGAAACGTTTCTTGAAGGATCCAGATGTGTTGTGGCTTCCTTGAATGGGGTGGAGTGGTCCACTGATACTTGAGGAGTAGTTGTGTTGGCGGGttagagatgatgatgatggtagcTTAAAGTCCAGATCATCCACGCTATTATGTATGATCAACAAAGAGCTTTCAGATTACTAAGCAACAACCAACAAGGAGTCATCTAATAAACCAAAAGGATGAACTAACCTCACAAAAGTTTGTGGTTTGCCTGCCATGATTGCTAACTCTATAACGCTTGAACGACTAAGTCCTTGATCACTAGCTCTATTGATAAAGAGAGAACACAGCTTAGTTGTACAATACTCACGATAGCAAGCTACATCATCCAGACATAAGAACAagtattattattctttttcaaTAGATACAACATTCCAAGTTtcagttttgatatatttttcaaGATTCCTTACTCTCTCTCACCAGAAATGGTAAGCTAGTGAAGCACAAGTCATCTTGATGAATTAATATAATTCAAAACGGTATAAAGTAGAGAGACAAATTAAGAAACATAAGTCCGACACGAGCAGAGAAGAGACATGAGCCTGATAAGAATAGTTATAGGAACAGAACAGAAGTGAACTtgctaaaagaagaagaaggagaagacagTTACTTACTTAAAAAGCTAATCCATGGCTTTAGACTGATTTCAAACGTGACGATGATGATGAGGGATAACGCTTTGCAGTTTGAGAAAAAAagtaagaggaagaagacacgAAAGTGG is a genomic window of Brassica napus cultivar Da-Ae chromosome A2, Da-Ae, whole genome shotgun sequence containing:
- the LOC106387777 gene encoding GTPase HflX, which gives rise to MSSFLFPSSSPIPKSHWRANSIPRPNRPITLSLLHGNSYSWRLSCKLSLDFEESVEEDEIPQFLDFSAEEEEEPSLEKETVSAPTTTLMQRKKKKGDEESLEDRFKLRNGKEVFEEKAYLVGVERKGDGECLFDIEESLEELEQLADTAGLMVVGSTYQKLASPNPRTYIGSGKVSEIKSAINALDVETVIFDDELSPGQLRNLEKAFGGDVRVCDRTALILDIFNQRAATHEAALQVALAQMEYQLPRLTRMWTHLERQSGGQVKGMGEKQIEVDKRILRTQIGVLKKELESVRKHRKQYRSRRVAIPVPVVSLVGYTNAGKSTLLNQLTGANVLAENRLFATLDPTTRRVQMHNGKEFLLTDTVGFIQKLPTTLVAAFRATLEEISESSLLVHVVDISHPLANQQIEAVEKVMSELDVSSIPKLVVWNKVDRVDDPHKIRLEAEEHGDVICISALTGEGLDKFCNAVHEKLKDSMVWVEALLPFDKGDLLSTIHKVGMVKETEYTENGTLVRAHVPLRFAQLLKPMRHLVKEASYAKKGEIES
- the LOC106387763 gene encoding probable cyclic nucleotide-gated ion channel 5; translation: MAGKPQTFVSVDDLDFKLPSSSSLTRQHNYSSSISGPLHPIQGSHNTSGSFKKRFQKGSKGLKSIGRSLGFGVYRAVFPEDLKVSEKKIFDPQDKTLLFCNKLFVISCILSVFVDPFFFYLPVIDGESKCLGIDRKLAITATTFRTFIDVFYLAHMALQLRTAYIAPSSRVFGRGELVIDPAQIAKRYLQRWFIIDFLSVLPVPQIVVWRFLQSSRGSDVLATKQALLFIVLVQYIPRFLRVLPLTSELKRTAGVFAETAWAGAAYYLMLYMLASHIVGAFWYLLALERNDACWQEACNDAGKKICTTGFLYCGNQNMDGYDVWNKTKESVLQSKCRADLDDPNPPFDFGIYTQALSSGIVSSQKFITKYCYCLWWGLQNLSTLGQGLETSTYPLEIMFSISLAISGLILFALLIGNMQTYLQSLTIRLEEMRVKRRDSEQWMHHRMLPQDLRQRVRRYDQYKWLETRGVDEEYLVQNLPKDLRRDIKRHLCLALVRRVPLFESMDDKLLDAICMRLKPCLFTESTYLVREGDPVDEMLFIIRGRLESVTTDGGRSGFFNYSLLKEGEFCGEELLTWALDPKSGVNLPSSTRTVKALTEVEAFALASEELKFVASQFRRLHSRQVQHTFRFYSHQWRTWAACFIQAAWRRYCKRKKMEEAEAEAVPMSTTGSSSSMGAAFLVTKFAASALRTIHRNRNTRIRELVKLQKPPEPDFTAEDAD